Sequence from the Fibrobacter sp. UWB2 genome:
TGTCTCCATCGTACCATGAGGGCTGCTGGAATTGCGACCATTTCACGTACACCGTGTTGACTTCTTTGCTTGCAGGAACCGAAACGATTGGCAACGCGTAATTCAGTTCTTCGTCTTTTTTATCGCCGAGTCCCATTTGTATATACATGTCGTTGTCGGATGTGTACGAAACGCAAACCCCGCCCATGTTTGTTGCATCTACTGTTGTCAGGTAGGATATATTGCTCTCGGGATCGATTTCTTCTCCAGCTATAATGATGCCAATTCCTACAAATGGCTCTTTTTCGTCAGGGAATTGGAATTTGTTAAGATAGTATTCCGCGCAAATTCCCTTACATTCTTCTATAAGCTCCATTCTCCAACTGTCAAAGGAGTCTTCGCTGAAGTTGTCATAAGGTGGGTCTATCGGCCAGGTTATTGATGAAGTGCCATTTTGCTGGTCATCGAAAATGCTGAACCATATACCCGATGTTTTACTCCCGTTGTCGTAACCGGTTTTGATTTCGAAATCTCTAGATCCGTGCCAAGTTTGGAATGGGTTTATAGATAGCTGCGCGACGGAGTCTACATTTGGTAAAGTTCTGCAACTCCCGTAACGACCGATAGACATGATGTTCAATTGGTTGGATTTGTCTTGGTTGCCTCTTAGCATAAACATGAGCGAGACAAGATTTTTGGCCGCATCTACGCCGGTGATTTTCATATTGCCCGTGCCGTCTTGCTTGAAGTCTTTCCAAGTGAATTCTTTCATGACAGGCGTGGTTGCAGGCGGGAGCGTTACGCGAGGAAAATCGGGTTCGAGAAACGTGTTCGAATTTTCGTCAATGTGCATTTCGAGCGAAATGTCCGAATCGGATGTGTAAACGACACAAATGCCATCTTTGTTGGAAACGTCAGCGGAATAAATCTTATCTAGTTCGTCAATGCCAGCAATGTTAAATCCGATGCCTGCGTATAAATTGCTGACTTTGTCTCGCTTTTTGAGCGTTTGCGTGACGCTAATGCCTCCGTATTGGTTTATCATTCGCGTAAAGCAATCTTCAGACCAGTCGCAGTCTAGTCTGGTAAAGCCATTCCAGGTGATTTGAGAGCCTTCGTCTTGATATCCTTCGTCGGTTCTTTCAAACCAATAACCGGATGTTTGGAAACCTGCATCGAAACCGGTGTTGACGCGTGATTCTCTGTCTCTCCGAGCACACCACATGTCGCCGCAAATTGCCTCTTTGGACTGTGTGGCGGGCAATTGTGCGCTAGAGCTCGATTGCGTAGAACTTGATTGTGGAATCTGCGAACTAGAGAGAGCTTCGCTGCTTGACGAAACTTCAATAGGCGCACCCGGGTTGGAATCGCTACACGCAGAAACCATAAAAGATGCTGCAGCGATTGCTGACAGCGTTAATCCACATCTCTTCAAATGCATTTTTTTTTCCTCCATTTTTAAATATAAGTTATTTGGAGTGAAATAGGACAAAATAAAAGAGGTGCTCCGTTAGGAACACCTCTTTTGACATTCTTGATTGTCGCTATTAGCGCAGATCCTTCAGGGCTGCTTCGTCCTTGGCGATAATTTCTCTTTGCGTTGCGAGCTTGGTGCGTTCGGCGTTCACGACAGCTTCCGGAGCTCCATTGACGAACTTCTCGTTGGAGAGCTTCTTTTCGATAGAAGCGGCGAATGATTTGGCCTTTTCGATTTCCTTTTCGAGGCGTGCGATTTCTGCAGCCGGGTCAAGGATACCTTCGAGCGGGATGTAGAGTTCGCCACCCGGCACCACGGAGCTTGCGCTGAACTTCGGCTTTGCGGCCTTCACGGCTACAGAGAACGATTCAAGTCCACCGAGTTCGGTGATGATGGCCTGGCAATCCTTCACGCTTGCTTCGGTTTCGGCGGTATCGACGCTCACGACAGCCTTGAGCTTGGTCGCCGGGCTTACGTTGTAGCGACCGCGCACGCCACGCACGCTTTCCACGACGGCGAATGCCTGGTTGAAAGCTGCTTCGATCTTGGCGTCGATGAGGCTCGTGTCAGCCTTCGGCCATGCACTGTTGATCACGCGTTCAGAACCCGGGAAGAGCGTTGCGTTCAGTTCTTCCGTAATGAACGGCATCACCGGATGCAACAGGTCAATCACGCCGCGGAGCACGTGGCTGAGGATAGCCATAGCGTTCTTCTTTTCGGCGGTGAGCGTTTCGCTGTTGATCACGGCCTTCTTGATTTCCAAGTAGCTAGAGCAGACATCGTCCCAGACAAAGCGGTAGAGGAAACCGGCGAGTTCAGCAAAGTGGAACTCTTCGAGCATCTTCGTTGCGTCCTGGATGGTGGAGTTCAAGCGAGAGAGAATCCAGCGGTCTTCGAGTGCGAAGATCGAAGAATCCATCGGGAGCATGTCCTTGGAAAGTGCGCCAGCCTGTTCCAAGTGCGGGAACAAGAAGCGGCAAGCGTTCCAAAGCTTGTTCGAGAAATTACGACCAATTTCGAACTTTTCGCTCGTGTTGATGACAGAACCATCTTCCTGCTTTTCCTTCTTCACCGGGAGACGAACGTCCTGGTTGTCGGTGCAGAGGCTTGCCATCACGAAACGGAGAGCGTCCGTGCCGTACTTCTTTTCGATATCCATCGGGTCCACGCCATTGCCCTTGGACTTGCTCATGGTCATGCCATTGCCGTCCAAAATCTTCGGGTGGATGTACACCGTGTGGAACGGAACCGTGCCCATGTTTTCCTGGCTGAAGAGCACCATGCGGGCGACCCAGAGCGTAATGATGTCGCGGCTCGTCACAAGCACAGAAGTCGGGTAGTACTTCTTGAGCGTGTCCGTCTGTTCCGGCCAGCCCATCGTGGAGTGCGGCCAGAGACCACTGGAGAACCACGTGTCGAGCACGTCTTCTTCCTGCACAATCTTGTGACCGGCAACAGCATCTTCCTTCAAGTTTTCTTCTTCGGAGCAGATGAGCCAGATGCCGTTCTGTGCCTTGTAGTAGTAAATGTCGTTACGGCCTGCGAATGCCTTGTTCAAGTCCTCTTCGGTCGTCGTTTCGTCGGCGTGCCAAATAGGAATGCGGTGGCCCCACCAGAGCTGACGGCTGATGCACCAGTCGCGCTTTTCCTTGAGCCAGTCGAGGTACTTGTTTGCATAGCGTTCCGGAATGATCTTGATTTCGCCGCTCGTGACAGCCTTCATGGCGTTGTCGGCGAGGACGTCCATCTTCACGAACCACTGGTCGCTCAAGTACGGTTCAATCACAGTCTTGGAACGGTCGGAGTGACCCACCTGCATTTCGTGGTCTTCGACCTTGATGAGGAGGCCCAAGTCTTCGAGACCCTTCACCACAGCGTCGCGTGCGGCCTGACCCTTCATGCCCTGGAACGGACCGGCGTTTTCGTTCAAGCTGCCGTCGTCGTTCATGATGTTGATCATCGGGAGCTTGTGGCGGAGGCCCGTAGCGTAGTCGTTCGGGTCATGAGCCGGAGTCACCTTCACGGAACCCGTACCGAATTCCATATCGACGAGGATAGCGTCTGCAATCACCGGAATTTCGCGGTTCACGAACGGAACCTTGAGCATCTTGCCGATGAACTGCTTGTAGCGTTCGTCGTTCGGGTGCACAGCAAGAGCCGTATCGCCCATGATCGTTTCCGGACGAGTCGTTGAAACCGGGATGA
This genomic interval carries:
- a CDS encoding valine--tRNA ligase, with the translated sequence METRYNPKIVEDRWHAQWEKNNDFAPSGKGEPFSVVIPPPNVTGALHLGHALNDTLQDILVRYRRKTGRDTLWIPGTDHAGIATQAVVEKRLFQDEHKTRHDIGRDALVERIWKWKDEYEARITKQLKSLGVSCDWSRQRFTLDPVCAKAVRHAFFNLFKKGLIYRGKRLVNWDTKLQTAVADDEIYYETVKGHFWTFKYPLADGSGFIPVSTTRPETIMGDTALAVHPNDERYKQFIGKMLKVPFVNREIPVIADAILVDMEFGTGSVKVTPAHDPNDYATGLRHKLPMINIMNDDGSLNENAGPFQGMKGQAARDAVVKGLEDLGLLIKVEDHEMQVGHSDRSKTVIEPYLSDQWFVKMDVLADNAMKAVTSGEIKIIPERYANKYLDWLKEKRDWCISRQLWWGHRIPIWHADETTTEEDLNKAFAGRNDIYYYKAQNGIWLICSEEENLKEDAVAGHKIVQEEDVLDTWFSSGLWPHSTMGWPEQTDTLKKYYPTSVLVTSRDIITLWVARMVLFSQENMGTVPFHTVYIHPKILDGNGMTMSKSKGNGVDPMDIEKKYGTDALRFVMASLCTDNQDVRLPVKKEKQEDGSVINTSEKFEIGRNFSNKLWNACRFLFPHLEQAGALSKDMLPMDSSIFALEDRWILSRLNSTIQDATKMLEEFHFAELAGFLYRFVWDDVCSSYLEIKKAVINSETLTAEKKNAMAILSHVLRGVIDLLHPVMPFITEELNATLFPGSERVINSAWPKADTSLIDAKIEAAFNQAFAVVESVRGVRGRYNVSPATKLKAVVSVDTAETEASVKDCQAIITELGGLESFSVAVKAAKPKFSASSVVPGGELYIPLEGILDPAAEIARLEKEIEKAKSFAASIEKKLSNEKFVNGAPEAVVNAERTKLATQREIIAKDEAALKDLR